A window from Tissierellales bacterium encodes these proteins:
- a CDS encoding CvpA family protein: MSENWIDFLIIILLIYNVCKGLRNGFVKSIFGIVQFVLIIYTMKRYYPYFYGYIRNTPILYNSLLSVLKFLMGIIFYRKVKIDPNFLEGIVLEGAFNIFINIIGLVIFYFLIHIILGWIFKLISFIFEAPILKQVNTLAGIVFGLLKGILIIYVLLTLFTSITKIYPEGFISMGLKNSILSNYFAESYIIYNLFKNEIRII; the protein is encoded by the coding sequence ATGAGTGAAAATTGGATAGATTTTTTAATAATTATTTTATTAATATACAATGTTTGTAAAGGTCTTAGAAATGGATTTGTAAAATCAATATTTGGGATTGTTCAATTTGTATTGATTATATACACGATGAAAAGATATTATCCTTATTTTTATGGGTATATTAGGAATACACCAATATTATATAATAGTTTATTATCAGTTTTAAAATTTTTAATGGGTATAATATTTTATAGAAAAGTTAAAATTGATCCAAATTTTTTAGAGGGAATTGTTTTAGAAGGGGCTTTTAATATATTTATAAATATTATAGGGTTAGTTATTTTTTACTTTTTAATACACATAATATTGGGTTGGATTTTTAAATTAATTTCTTTTATATTTGAAGCACCTATATTGAAACAGGTGAATACATTGGCCGGTATAGTTTTTGGATTATTAAAAGGAATTTTAATAATCTATGTTCTGCTTACTTTGTTTACTTCAATTACAAAAATATATCCTGAAGGTTTTATTAGTATGGGTTTAAAAAACTCAATACTTTCAAATTATTTTGCAGAAAGTTATATTATATATAATCTGTTTAAGAATGAGATTAGGATAATATAA
- the rpsF gene encoding 30S ribosomal protein S6, whose protein sequence is MRKYEAVFIFTPDLEEEKRNTLFDRLKGIMEADRTISNVDEWGIRKLAYEINDYTEGYYIIVNFEGTPETVNELDRISKISDGIMRHMVVREDD, encoded by the coding sequence ATGAGAAAATATGAAGCAGTGTTCATTTTTACGCCTGATTTAGAAGAAGAAAAAAGAAATACGTTATTTGATAGGTTAAAGGGCATAATGGAAGCTGATAGGACAATTAGCAATGTTGATGAATGGGGAATTAGAAAATTAGCTTATGAAATTAATGATTATACAGAAGGATACTATATAATTGTTAACTTTGAAGGGACCCCAGAAACAGTAAATGAATTGGACAGAATTTCAAAGATTTCTGACGGAATAATGAGACATATGGTAGTTAGAGAAGATGATTAA
- a CDS encoding single-stranded DNA-binding protein, whose translation MNNVILIGRLTRDPELRFLPSSGTPVCNFSLAIDKPLSKEKKQEMESRGQATADFINIVVWGRLAENCANYLAKGRLTAVQGRLQSRSYDDKNGVRRYVTEVVAERVEFLEWGDNENRSGDYGGTSPGISEPDSSGIDGFEPINDDEIPF comes from the coding sequence TTGAATAATGTTATTTTAATTGGAAGATTAACGAGAGACCCAGAGCTTAGATTTCTTCCTTCAAGTGGAACCCCAGTATGTAATTTCTCACTTGCAATAGATAAACCCTTATCTAAAGAAAAAAAGCAAGAAATGGAATCTAGGGGCCAAGCTACGGCAGATTTTATAAATATTGTAGTTTGGGGGAGACTAGCTGAGAACTGCGCGAATTATTTGGCTAAAGGAAGATTGACTGCTGTCCAAGGAAGACTCCAATCTAGGAGCTATGATGACAAAAATGGTGTAAGAAGATATGTTACAGAAGTTGTAGCTGAAAGAGTAGAGTTCTTAGAATGGGGCGACAATGAAAATAGAAGTGGAGATTATGGCGGAACGAGTCCTGGTATTTCAGAGCCCGATTCATCAGGTATAGATGGCTTTGAACCTATAAATGATGATGAGATTCCGTTTTAA
- the yedF gene encoding sulfurtransferase-like selenium metabolism protein YedF, whose protein sequence is MKKEIDARGLDCPKPVIMTKKELDKLNEGLITTIVDNEIAKENVSKLAKSQGYEYNTEDISDKEFHIHIKKGEGDIKVESSKEGKFEDLTIAFSSEFMGEGSEELGKILMKSFIYTLTEVTPYPATLIFYNGGVHLTCEGSEVLDDLRKLEQEGVEVISCGTCLDFYNKKDKVKVGDISNMYTIYESLKNPAKTINIG, encoded by the coding sequence ATGAAAAAAGAAATAGATGCGAGAGGTTTAGATTGTCCTAAACCTGTAATTATGACTAAAAAAGAATTAGACAAATTAAATGAAGGATTAATTACTACTATAGTAGATAATGAAATAGCAAAGGAAAATGTTTCAAAGTTAGCAAAAAGTCAAGGATATGAATATAATACCGAGGATATAAGTGATAAGGAATTTCATATTCATATTAAAAAAGGTGAAGGGGATATTAAAGTAGAAAGTAGTAAAGAAGGTAAATTTGAAGATTTAACTATTGCCTTTAGCTCAGAATTTATGGGAGAAGGTTCAGAAGAATTAGGTAAAATTTTAATGAAAAGTTTTATTTACACCCTTACTGAAGTAACCCCATACCCTGCCACTTTAATATTTTATAATGGGGGGGTACATTTAACTTGTGAAGGATCTGAGGTATTAGATGATTTAAGAAAACTTGAACAAGAGGGAGTAGAGGTAATTTCTTGTGGTACATGCTTGGATTTTTATAATAAAAAAGATAAAGTTAAAGTGGGAGATATATCTAATATGTACACAATATATGAATCCCTTAAAAATCCAGCAAAGACTATTAATATAGGATAG
- a CDS encoding mechanosensitive ion channel family protein has product MDNVTEAFKTLVEEDGKNLPIIGKIIRIAVIIGLVYIAIKVFNKVIDKSLERRKKIKFGMDKKKANTLAGILKNIIKYVFYFLGLIAVLDLFGIETSSLIATAGIGGLAIGFGAQSLVKDIITGFFIVFEEQFNVGDYVQIGEYEGIVEEIGLRVTKIRDFSGELHIIPNSNIIVVTNKTTGAMRALVEVSIPYNEDINKVIKILEEISDEVRNSSNDIIEGPNVLGISDLGEYNTKLTIIAKTRAMAQWEVEREIRKKIKDAFEREEIQQPYPKIVIMENKDLKGE; this is encoded by the coding sequence ATGGATAATGTAACAGAGGCATTTAAGACATTAGTTGAAGAAGATGGTAAAAACTTGCCTATAATAGGGAAAATTATTAGAATAGCTGTAATAATAGGATTAGTATATATTGCCATCAAGGTATTTAATAAAGTCATAGATAAATCCTTAGAACGTAGAAAAAAGATAAAGTTTGGCATGGATAAAAAAAAAGCCAATACCCTTGCTGGAATATTAAAAAACATTATTAAATATGTATTTTATTTTTTAGGTTTAATTGCTGTCCTGGATTTATTTGGAATTGAAACTTCTTCTTTAATAGCTACTGCTGGTATAGGTGGATTAGCTATAGGATTTGGTGCACAAAGTCTTGTTAAAGATATAATAACTGGTTTTTTTATAGTTTTTGAAGAGCAATTTAATGTAGGTGATTATGTTCAGATAGGGGAATACGAAGGAATAGTTGAAGAAATTGGGTTAAGAGTGACAAAAATAAGAGATTTTTCTGGTGAACTCCATATTATTCCTAATAGCAATATTATAGTAGTAACCAATAAGACTACGGGAGCTATGAGGGCTTTAGTGGAAGTAAGTATTCCCTATAATGAAGATATAAATAAAGTAATAAAGATACTAGAAGAAATCAGTGATGAAGTACGTAATTCATCAAATGACATTATAGAAGGACCTAATGTTTTAGGAATATCAGATTTAGGTGAATATAATACAAAATTAACTATAATAGCTAAAACTAGAGCCATGGCTCAATGGGAAGTAGAAAGAGAAATTAGAAAAAAGATTAAAGATGCTTTTGAAAGGGAAGAGATTCAACAACCTTATCCCAAAATTGTAATTATGGAAAATAAAGATTTAAAGGGTGAATAA
- a CDS encoding DUF951 domain-containing protein has protein sequence MRKFNIGDIVTLKKPHPCGENKWEITRIGVDFKLKCLGCGRQIWIPRIDFEKRARKILINDKWESVNKI, from the coding sequence ATTAGAAAATTTAATATTGGTGATATTGTAACACTAAAAAAACCTCACCCTTGTGGTGAAAATAAATGGGAAATTACCAGAATAGGTGTTGACTTTAAGCTTAAATGTTTAGGATGTGGAAGACAAATATGGATACCTAGAATTGACTTTGAAAAAAGGGCAAGAAAAATATTAATAAATGATAAATGGGAAAGTGTAAATAAAATATAA
- a CDS encoding DUF2089 domain-containing protein: protein MEKEVIGKCPVCRKPMEVTKLSCNYCDTHIEGHFTLCKFCKLSNEQKHFAEVFIKNRGNIKEIEKELGISYPTVRNKLEDTIKALGHSPKYTSTINKKEVLEKLSTGEINSEEAVKLLKDGE from the coding sequence ATGGAAAAAGAAGTTATTGGTAAATGCCCTGTATGTAGAAAACCTATGGAAGTTACAAAACTTTCTTGTAATTATTGTGATACCCATATAGAAGGACATTTTACACTTTGTAAATTTTGTAAACTTTCTAATGAACAAAAACATTTTGCAGAAGTCTTTATAAAAAATAGAGGAAATATTAAAGAAATTGAAAAAGAATTAGGAATTTCCTATCCTACTGTTAGAAATAAGTTAGAAGATACTATTAAAGCTTTAGGTCATAGTCCTAAATACACTTCTACAATAAATAAAAAAGAAGTTTTAGAAAAGCTTAGTACTGGTGAAATAAACTCCGAAGAGGCTGTAAAATTATTAAAAGATGGCGAGTAA
- a CDS encoding DUF4097 family beta strand repeat-containing protein, giving the protein MEENRRNSLESNIGKDISDLENLNSQNIDIATSNGSFIFNNINCKNLFATTKNSSIKLDNIKGENVKINTTNGKIISENMSGEDVNILDMDNTNGSISISFSSYLENMYLDLKTSVGSIDIDIFDLIYKNQLKKILIQKKLLPIPLISVKIKSI; this is encoded by the coding sequence ATAGAAGAAAATAGGCGAAATAGCCTAGAATCAAATATAGGTAAAGACATATCAGATTTAGAAAACTTAAATAGTCAAAATATTGATATAGCTACATCCAATGGTTCTTTTATATTCAATAATATTAATTGTAAAAATTTATTTGCAACTACTAAAAACAGCAGTATTAAATTAGATAATATTAAAGGAGAAAATGTTAAAATTAATACAACTAATGGCAAAATTATATCTGAGAATATGTCAGGAGAAGATGTTAATATTTTAGATATGGATAATACTAATGGCTCCATTTCAATTTCATTTTCTTCTTATCTGGAAAATATGTATTTAGATTTAAAAACTTCCGTTGGATCAATTGATATTGATATTTTTGATTTAATATATAAAAATCAACTAAAAAAGATTTTGATCCAAAAAAAGTTATTGCCAATACCTTTAATTTCAGTGAAAATAAAGAGCATTTAG
- a CDS encoding DUF3343 domain-containing protein: MKKEDFGVVTFESTSHAIRGEKSLKEENIKIKTIPTPREITSSCGLSIRFNLEDLNTIENVIESNKLAISGIYKMIKEGLKYTVEKIN, translated from the coding sequence ATGAAAAAAGAAGATTTTGGTGTTGTAACTTTTGAATCTACAAGTCATGCTATAAGGGGAGAAAAATCTCTTAAAGAAGAAAATATAAAAATTAAGACTATACCTACCCCTAGGGAAATAACTTCTAGTTGTGGTCTTTCTATTAGATTTAATTTGGAAGATTTAAATACAATAGAAAATGTTATTGAATCCAATAAGCTTGCAATAAGCGGTATATACAAGATGATTAAAGAAGGGCTTAAATATACGGTGGAAAAAATAAATTAG
- a CDS encoding MazG-like family protein, with protein sequence MREDKDINIIKNLKTIEWLKAEQLSSVAELFQVLNYGDEDSKEEIINIISNTILISYLLGKKLGISYEKMDANIQNKLRLSLAEENNRREWVEDLSGLLAYFMEKG encoded by the coding sequence ATGAGAGAGGATAAAGACATAAATATTATTAAAAACTTAAAAACTATAGAATGGTTGAAAGCTGAGCAACTAAGTAGTGTAGCAGAACTTTTTCAAGTATTAAACTATGGTGATGAAGATTCTAAGGAAGAAATAATAAATATAATATCCAACACTATTTTAATTTCATATTTATTAGGTAAGAAATTAGGTATAAGTTATGAAAAAATGGACGCAAATATACAAAACAAACTAAGGCTTAGTTTAGCTGAAGAAAATAATAGAAGAGAATGGGTTGAAGACTTAAGTGGATTATTGGCTTATTTTATGGAAAAAGGA
- the rpsR gene encoding 30S ribosomal protein S18, with translation MGQRRYRPRKRVCSFCSEKIEIDYKDVNRLKKHVTDRGRILPRRISGTCAKHQRQLTKAIKRARQVALVPYSAE, from the coding sequence ATGGGACAAAGAAGATATAGACCAAGAAAAAGAGTATGTAGTTTTTGTAGTGAAAAAATTGAAATAGATTATAAAGATGTAAATAGACTTAAAAAACATGTTACAGATAGAGGAAGAATCCTTCCAAGACGAATTTCAGGAACCTGTGCTAAACATCAAAGACAATTAACAAAGGCTATTAAAAGGGCTAGACAAGTAGCATTAGTACCATATAGTGCCGAATAA